A DNA window from Lutra lutra chromosome 8, mLutLut1.2, whole genome shotgun sequence contains the following coding sequences:
- the LOC125107838 gene encoding transcription factor BTF3-like, protein MKETITNQEKLAKLQAQVRIGGKGTARRKKKVVHRTATADDKKLQFSLKKLGVNNISGIEEVNMFTNQGTVIHFNNPKVQASLAANTFTITGHAETKQLTEMLPSILNQLGADSLTSLRRLAEALPKQSVDGKAPLATGEDDDEVPDLVENFDEASKNEAN, encoded by the coding sequence atgaaagaaactatCACGAACCAGGAGAAACTCGCCAAACTGCAAGCACAAGTGCGCATTGGTGGGAAAGGAACTGCTCGCCGAAAGAAGAAGGTGGTTCATAGAACAGCTACAGCAGATGATAAAAAACTTCAGTTCTCCTTAAAGAAGTTAGGGGTAAACAATATCTCTGGTATTGAAGAAGTGAATATgttcacaaaccaaggaacagtgaTCCACTTTAACAACCCCAAAGTTCAGGCATCGCTGGCAGCGAACACTTTCACCATTACAGGCCATGCTGAGACAAAGCAGCTGACAGAAATGCTACCCAGTATCTTAAACCAACTTGGTGCAGACAGTCTGACTAGTTTAAGAAGACTGGCTGAAGCTCTGCCCAAACAATCTGTGGATGGAAAAGCACCACTTGCTACCGGAGAGGATGATGATGAAGTTCCAGATCttgtggagaattttgatgaagcttccaagaatgaagcaaactga